One stretch of Microplitis mediator isolate UGA2020A chromosome 9, iyMicMedi2.1, whole genome shotgun sequence DNA includes these proteins:
- the LOC130675033 gene encoding TRAF3-interacting protein 1-like, which produces MPRQMYALVKWVDSGDSKNKYTPDIPIEWIKGFEPDKFNPKKINLEDSYVIEWRDSKHEPREGWKSYDGLVIDISSRKSTLEKKLDDIAGQLSPRRVTSDKARSPSRERDSHRSDRHKNKRHEREKEAVENDRKKAKNDDRDRDRIVQSVGSNSKVSTPQLQPYIRNLDLSKSYDSEASSSRLANGAQSSSFTGSIQPLLNNRSSGLHNGSNQELLNVIEELKEKVNKIEKLYDTAIKQPSRPTTNTKSLLRNGEPVESGELNYARPLSMDLIEIGHQGSGVTISTDAWDTAKSKTTFTAMGITLLMAIFDTEILLTSNVKGGKSKIKSDSTRMEALDATRLNALKHTVRRMFAKSYNDRRMNEAINTKLSTLRRIYRQKHAKAQERIYSDDD; this is translated from the exons ATGCCTCGGCAAATGTATGCATTGGTTAAGTGGGTTGATTCTGGAGACAGTAAGAACAAGTACACTCCAGACATACCAATCGAATGGATCAAGGGTTTTGAACCGGATAAAtttaatccaaaaaaaattaatttagaagaTTCATATGTCATCGAATGGAGAGATTCAAAACATGAACCACGGGAAGGATGGAAAAGTTACGATGGACTTGTCATTGACATATCGT CTCGAAAGTcaactttagaaaaaaaattggatgaCATAGCTGGGCAATTATCACCAAGGCGAGTAACTAGTGATAAGGCAAGATCTCCAAGCCGAGAGCGCGACAGCCATAGAAGTGATCGTCATAAAAATAAGCGACATGAAAGGGAAAAGGAAGCAGTAGAAAATGATCGTAAAAAAGCCAAAAATGATGACCGCGATCGTGACAGAATTGTACAATCAGTTGGTAGCAATTCAAAAGTATCCACACCGCAACTTCAACCCTATATCAGAAATCTAGACTTGTCAAAATCGTATGACAGCGAAGCAAGTTCTAGTAGATTGGCTAATGGAGCTCAATca aGTTCATTCACTGGTTCAATACAGCcattattaaataatcgaTCAAGTGGGCTACATAATGGATCAAACCAAGAACTCTTAAATGTG ATTGAAGAACTGAAAGAAAAAGTcaacaaaattgaaaaattatatgataCAGCTATCAAACAGCCTTCGAGACCAACTACGAATACGAAATCCTTATTACGCAACGGTGAACCTGTCGAAAGTGGAGAACTTAATTACGCCAGACCATTGTCAATGGActtg ATTGAGATTGGGCACCAAGGAAGCGGAGTAACCATTTCAACAGATGCTTGGGACACAGCTAAAAGCAAGACGACATTTACAGCAATGGGCATAACGTTATTGATGGCAATATTTGATACTGAGATTTTATTAACGAGTAATGTGAAAGGaggaaaaagtaaaataaaatcagacTCAACCCGAATGGAAGCGCTTGATGCAACAAGATTAAATGCATTAAAAC ATACTGTAAGAAGAATGTTTGCTAAATCTTACAACGACAGGAGAATGAATGAGGCTATAAATACCAAACTATCGACACTGAGAAGGATATACAGACAAAAACATGCAAAAGCTCAAGAAAGAATTTATTCTGATGACGATTAG